One part of the Phragmites australis chromosome 3, lpPhrAust1.1, whole genome shotgun sequence genome encodes these proteins:
- the LOC133913833 gene encoding pseudouridine-5'-phosphate glycosidase-like isoform X3: protein MSTGVAVAPEVAAALARGGAVVALESTIISHGMPYPKNLQTAMEVEAIVRENGAVPATIAILDGVPHVGLSSEQLRRLAISGRQFQKTARRDIAHVVASGGNGATTVSATMFFAHKVGIPIFVTGGIGGVHRQGEQSVHYYAAMDISSDLTELGNTPVAVISAGVKSILDIPRTLEYLETQGVTVAAYKTNEFPAFFTENSGSQDRRSGTMIGTGHCRNLYVLDTLRLPSAASTAHVSSPASSFTSSFATWHHRLGHLCGPRLSIL, encoded by the exons ATGTCGACGGGCGTCGCGGTGGCGCCAGAGGTCGCAGCCGCCCTCGCGCGCGGCGGCGCGGTCGTCGCCCTCGAGTCCACCATCATAAGCCACG GTATGCCCTACCCGAAGAATCTTCAGACCGCTATGGAGGTGGAGGCCATCGTAAGGGAGAATGGAGCTGTTCCTGCCACCATAGCCATCCTAGATGGAGTTCCACATGTTG GCCTTAGCAGTGAACAATTGAGGAGATTGGCTATAAGTGGAAGACAATTTCAGAAGACAGCTAGGAGGGATATTGCACATGTG GTTGCATCTGGTGGCAACGGCGCAACAACAGTTTCTGCCACTATGTTTTTTGCTCACAAG GTTGGCATACCAATTTTTGTAACCGGGGGAATCGGGGGCGTGCATAGACAGGGTGAACAAA GTGTTCATTATTATGCAGCCATGGACATCTCCTCGGACTTAACTGAACTTGGAAATACTCCTGTTGCTGTTATTTCAGCGGGTGTGAAGTCCATTTTGGACATACCGAGGACACTTGAATACCTG GAAACTCAAGGGGTAACTGTTGCTGCTTATAAAACCAATGAATTTCCTGCTTTCTTCACAGAAAATAGTGGATCTcag GATCGTCGAAGCGGGACTATGATTGGGACTGGCCATTGCCGTAACCTCTATGTTTTGGATACCTTGCGCCTTCCTTCCGCTGCTTCTACCGCTCATGTGTCATCTCCTGCATCGTCATTCACTTCTTCCTTtgccacgtggcatcatcgcctTGGTCATCTATGTGGGCCTCGCTTGTCTATATTATAA
- the LOC133913832 gene encoding uncharacterized protein LOC133913832, whose protein sequence is MAAASLVSSLTVPLVSAALGAAIALVFLAGYLRRKRGAIAHIPPTAAPDQPKHVRPSSQAQHKKGHLRPHHHTADKDAAKKHHHLDVNTLRGHTDSVTALHFSDDGHDLVTVCADGAARVFRIDDTSSKSFKILRINLPAGAHPTAVAFSEGSSSVVVAAQALLGSSLYMYADVSAPPTAEKKQQGKLSPPEIKWKHHKIHGKESVLNLAAARATYGSGDGSTILISCSEATDIKVWHGKSGKELGTVDTNQLKNNMVDISPNGRFIAAAAFTADVKVWEIVYWKDSSVKEVNRVMQLKGHKSAVTCLCFAPNSEQIITASKDGSIRVWNINVRYHLDEDPKTLKVFSIPLHDSKGSVCLYDHMSISPDGKVLAVTSGSTLQWLCAETVAVLDTAEKAHEGDITGIAWAPQTVPNGGVPGFILATAGVDKKVKLWLAPEVRST, encoded by the exons ATGGCGGCGGCCTCACTTGTGTCATCGCTCACCGTGCCCCTCGTCTCCGCCGCCCTCGGCGCCGCCATCGCCCTCGTCTTCCTCGCCGGCTACCTCCGCCGCAAGCGCGGCGCCATCGCCCACATCCCTCCCACCGCCGCCCCCGACCAGCCCAAGCACGTACGCCCCTCCAGCCAGGCCCAGCACAAGAAGGGACACCTCCGCCCGCACCACCACACCGCCGATAAG GATGCTGCGAAGAAGCACCACCATCTTGATGTCAACACCTTGAGGGGGCATACTGACTCAGTCACTGCACTTCACTTCTCCGATGATGGCCATGACCTAGTCACCG TATGTGCGGATGGAGCTGCGAGAGTATTCAGGATTGATGATACTTCAAGCAAGAGCTTTAA GATTCTTAGGATAAACTTGCCTGCTGGGGCTCATCCTACCGCTGTTGCTTTCTCAGAGGGTTCATCATCTGTTGTTGTGGCAGCACAGGCTCTTCTGGGCTCATCTCTCTATATGTATGCGGACGTCAGTGCTCCTCCAACTGCAGAAAAGAAGCAGCAGGGCAAGCTTTCTCCGCCTGAAATCAAGTGGAAACACCACAAGATTCATGGCAAGGAGTCAGTTCTGAACCTTGCAGCGGCCCGTGCAACTTATGGGTCCGGTGATGGGAGTACTATACTTATTTCGTGCTCAGAAG CAACTGATATCAAAGTTTGGCATGGGAAGAGTGGAAAGGAGTTAGGAACAGTTGACACCAATcagttaaaaaataatatggttGACATATCCCCAAATGGCCGCTTCATAGCTGCTGCAGCGTTTACTGCTGATGTCAAG GTGTGGGAGATAGTTTATTGGAAGGATAGCTCTGTGAAGGAGGTTAACAGAGTCATGCAACTCAAGGGTCATAAG AGTGCTGTTACCTGCTTGTGCTTTGCTCCGAATTCTGAGCAGATTATTACTGCATCCAAAGATGGTTCCATTCGAGTGTGGAACATTAATG TAAGGTATCACCTTGACGAGGATCCAAAAACCTTGAAAGTTTTCTCAATTCCACTGCATGACTCGAAAGGTTCTGTTTGCCTCTATGATCACATGAGCATCTCTCCTGATGGTAAAGTTCTGGCTGTAACTAGTGGATCAACATTGCAATGGTTATGTGCGGAAACTGTTGCTGTTTTAGATACAGCTGAGAAGGCACACGAAG GTGATATAACTGGCATTGCTTGGGCTCCGCAGACAGTTCCCAATG GAGGCGTGCCTGGGTTTATTTTAGCGACTGCTGGTGTGGACAAAAAGGTGAAACTTTGGTTAGCTCCAGAGGTTCGTTCAACATGA
- the LOC133913833 gene encoding pseudouridine-5'-phosphate glycosidase-like isoform X1, giving the protein MSTGVAVAPEVAAALARGGAVVALESTIISHGMPYPKNLQTAMEVEAIVRENGAVPATIAILDGVPHVGLSSEQLRRLAISGRQFQKTARRDIAHVVASGGNGATTVSATMFFAHKVGIPIFVTGGIGGVHRQGEQSVHYYAAMDISSDLTELGNTPVAVISAGVKSILDIPRTLEYLETQGVTVAAYKTNEFPAFFTENSGSQVPCRVDSPEECAKIIHANKNLHLGSGILIAVPIPKQHAASGNVIESAIQKALKEADDKRIIGNAITPFMLERVKELTGGSSLEANIALVKNNAVLGAKIAVALSNLEQRKTNRLGRSAL; this is encoded by the exons ATGTCGACGGGCGTCGCGGTGGCGCCAGAGGTCGCAGCCGCCCTCGCGCGCGGCGGCGCGGTCGTCGCCCTCGAGTCCACCATCATAAGCCACG GTATGCCCTACCCGAAGAATCTTCAGACCGCTATGGAGGTGGAGGCCATCGTAAGGGAGAATGGAGCTGTTCCTGCCACCATAGCCATCCTAGATGGAGTTCCACATGTTG GCCTTAGCAGTGAACAATTGAGGAGATTGGCTATAAGTGGAAGACAATTTCAGAAGACAGCTAGGAGGGATATTGCACATGTG GTTGCATCTGGTGGCAACGGCGCAACAACAGTTTCTGCCACTATGTTTTTTGCTCACAAG GTTGGCATACCAATTTTTGTAACCGGGGGAATCGGGGGCGTGCATAGACAGGGTGAACAAA GTGTTCATTATTATGCAGCCATGGACATCTCCTCGGACTTAACTGAACTTGGAAATACTCCTGTTGCTGTTATTTCAGCGGGTGTGAAGTCCATTTTGGACATACCGAGGACACTTGAATACCTG GAAACTCAAGGGGTAACTGTTGCTGCTTATAAAACCAATGAATTTCCTGCTTTCTTCACAGAAAATAGTGGATCTcag GTGCCATGTCGTGTTGATTCTCCGGAAGAATGTGCCAAAATAATAC ATGCAAACAAGAATCTACATCTAGGATCTGGTATTCTCATTGCAGTGCCAATTCCCAAACAGCATGCAGCTTCAGGGAACGTTATAGAGTCTGCAATACAGAAAGCTCTAAAGGAAGCAGA TGATAAAAGAATAATAGGGAATGCGATCACTCCCTTCATGCTTGAGAGAGTAAAAGAACTAACTGGAGGATCTTCCCTGGAAGCCA ATATTGCACTTGTTAAGAACAATGCTGTTCTTGGTGCGAAAATTGCCGTTGCTCTTTCTAATCTTGAGCAGAGAAAGACAAACA GGCTTGGGAGGAGTGCACTATAG
- the LOC133913835 gene encoding uncharacterized protein LOC133913835, producing MPMALESWLTKVRSAMSSAKSSAALPGPKKSSVGILAFEVASLMSKLLHMWRAIGDAALARLRHETINLDGVRKVVSDDDDFLLGLACAELVDALRAASDSVAALAARCADPSLREFRSAFLEFADTGRDRQRWAAASWKEMETRAHKMDKQVASTSALRRTMEELAEAEHGLRKLLHSGNGGGCHRSSLSASKISVAAEQQQLIFSKKQEVKHLKQTSLWGCTFDAVVASLARSAFTTLARIKLVFGAGHEQRHPPLYRSLTLSSAVHPSADAQSPLPLARKSMSMEGLLFDQSLASKRDGFFENSAAALSPPPGTLGAAALAPRYAGLVISIERMARSPRLVGPDERDELYGMLTASVRAQLRARLRGTVPAADPGLAGQWRAALAGILEWLAPMAHATMRWQAERSFEQRNKSADVTARCGGGGNVLLLQTLHLADRDKVDAAVVELLVGLNYVWRFEKEMSCRALFAVHRQLMEGNLNGVEDTAGAADGSCQGNGNGTVSSCA from the coding sequence ATGCCCATGGCTCTGGAGTCATGGCTCACCAAGGTCCGCTCAGCCATGTCCTCTGCAAAGTCCTCGGCAGCGCTGCCGGGCCCCAAGAAGAGCAGCGTCGGCATCCTCGCCTTCGAGGTCGCCAGCCTCATGTCCAAGCTCCTCCACATGTGGCGCGCCATCGGGGACGCCGCGCTCGCGCGCCTCCGCCACGAGACCATCAACTTAGACGGCGTTCGCAAGGTCGTCTCCGACGACGATGACTTCCTCCTCGGTCTCGCCTGCGCCGAGCTCGTCGACGCGCTCCGCGCTGCGTCCGACTCCGtcgccgcgctcgccgcgcGCTGCGCCGACCCCAGCCTCCGCGAGTTCAGGAGCGCATTTTTGGAGTTCGCCGACACCGGCCGCGACCGGCAACGGTGGGCGGCGGCCAGCTGGAAGGAGATGGAGACGAGGGCGCACAAGATGGACAAGCAGGTGGCCAGCACTTCCGCGCTCCGCAGAACCATGGAGGAGCTGGCCGAGGCCGAGCACGGCCTCCGCAAGCTCCTCCATAGCGGCAACGGCGGCGGATGCCATCGCAGCAGCCTGTCGGCGAGTAAGATCTCTGTGGcggccgagcagcagcagctgataTTCTCCAAGAAGCAGGAGGTGAAGCACCTCAAGCAGACATCCCTCTGGGGCTGCACCTTCGACGCCGTCGTCGCATCGCTGGCGCGTTCGGCATTCACCACCCTCGCGCGCATCAAGCTCGTCTTCGGCGCCGGCCACGAACAGCGCCACCCACCGCTGTACCGCAGCCTGACACTCTCCTCGGCTGTACACCCGTCCGCCGACGCGCAGTCCCCGCTGCCGCTGGCGCGGAAGTCCATGTCAATGGAGGGGCTGCTGTTCGACCAGAGCCTCGCTTCGAAACGGGACGGTTTCTTCGAGAACAGCGCGGCGGCGCTATCGCCCCCGCCGGGGACGCTGGGCGCGGCCGCGCTGGCGCCGCGATACGCCGGGCTGGTGATCTCGATCGAGCGGATGGCACGGTCGCCGCGGCTAGTGGGACCCGACGAGCGGGACGAGCTGTACGGCATGCTCACAGCGAGCGTGCGCGCGCAGCTTCGCGCGCGTCTGCGCGGCACGGTGCCCGCCGCCGAcccggggctggccgggcagtGGCGCGCTGCGCTGGCGGGGATCCTGGAGTGGTTGGCCCCGATGGCGCACGCGACGATgcggtggcaggcggagcgcagCTTCGAGCAGAGGAATAAGTCGGCGGACGTGACGGCGaggtgcggcggcgggggcaacgtgctgctgctgcagacGCTGCACTTGGCCGACCGTGACAAGGTGGATGCTGCGGTCGTCGAGCTCCTCGTGGGGCTGAACTACGTGTGGCGTTTCGAGAAGGAGATGAGCTGCCGCGCGCTCTTCGCCGTCCACCGGCAGCTGATGGAGGGCAACTTGAACGGCGTGGAGGAcaccgccggcgcggccgacggCAGCTGCCAAGGCAATGGCAATGGAACAGTAAGCTCATGCGCGTAG
- the LOC133913836 gene encoding uncharacterized protein LOC133913836: MASTYVVACCCLPGASSSRAKAAATSSSSPPNLATATNKGHPRIGRRDFVLRSSEFATLAAIFHFSGTKPSYLGVQNNPPSLALCPATNNCVSTSEEISDSNHYAPPWNYNPKDGGRGKPISKDEAMKELIEVVTKTKPDNFTPRIVEKTDDYIQVEYESPVFGFVDDVEFWFPPGNKPIVQYRSASRSGFIDFNANKKRVKELRLALEKKGWASESNF; this comes from the exons ATGGCCAGTACCTATGTGGTGGCCTGCTGCTGCCTCCCCGGAGCCTCCTCCTCTCGCGCCaaggccgccgccacctcctcttcctcgccgcCCAACTTGGCCACTGCCACGAACAAGGGCCACCCAAGAATCGGCCGAAG AGACTTTGTGCTCAGAAGCAGTGAGTTCGCCACGCTCGCGGCTATCTTCCACTTCAG TGGAACCAAACCAAGCTATCTCGGTGTGCAGAATAATCCTCCATCCCTTGCGTTGTGCCCAGCAACCAACAATTGTGTGTCGACATCGGAGGAGATAAGCGATTCAAACCACTATGCTCCCCCGTG GAACTACAATCCCAAAGACGGCGGCAGGGGAAAACCCATAAGCAAAGATGAGGCGATGAAAGAGCTCATTGAAGTG GTCACGAAAACAAAGCCAGACAACTTCACTCCTCGCATAGTAGAGAAAACAGACGATTATATTCAAGTTGAATATGAGAGTCCtgtattcggg TTTGTTGATGATGTTGAGTTCTGGTTCCCTCCTGGCAACAAACCGATCGTTCAGTATCGATCGGCATCTCGATCAGGATTCATTGATTTTAATGCCAATAAGAAGAGAGTAAAG GAGCTGAGATTAGCATTGGAGAAGAAGGGTTGGGCTTCCGAAAGCAACTTCTGA
- the LOC133913833 gene encoding pseudouridine-5'-phosphate glycosidase-like isoform X2, with protein MSTGVAVAPEVAAALARGGAVVALESTIISHGMPYPKNLQTAMEVEAIVRENGAVPATIAILDGVPHVGLSSEQLRRLAISGRQFQKTARRDIAHVVASGGNGATTVSATMFFAHKVGIPIFVTGGIGGVHRQGEQTMDISSDLTELGNTPVAVISAGVKSILDIPRTLEYLETQGVTVAAYKTNEFPAFFTENSGSQVPCRVDSPEECAKIIHANKNLHLGSGILIAVPIPKQHAASGNVIESAIQKALKEADDKRIIGNAITPFMLERVKELTGGSSLEANIALVKNNAVLGAKIAVALSNLEQRKTNRLGRSAL; from the exons ATGTCGACGGGCGTCGCGGTGGCGCCAGAGGTCGCAGCCGCCCTCGCGCGCGGCGGCGCGGTCGTCGCCCTCGAGTCCACCATCATAAGCCACG GTATGCCCTACCCGAAGAATCTTCAGACCGCTATGGAGGTGGAGGCCATCGTAAGGGAGAATGGAGCTGTTCCTGCCACCATAGCCATCCTAGATGGAGTTCCACATGTTG GCCTTAGCAGTGAACAATTGAGGAGATTGGCTATAAGTGGAAGACAATTTCAGAAGACAGCTAGGAGGGATATTGCACATGTG GTTGCATCTGGTGGCAACGGCGCAACAACAGTTTCTGCCACTATGTTTTTTGCTCACAAG GTTGGCATACCAATTTTTGTAACCGGGGGAATCGGGGGCGTGCATAGACAGGGTGAACAAA CCATGGACATCTCCTCGGACTTAACTGAACTTGGAAATACTCCTGTTGCTGTTATTTCAGCGGGTGTGAAGTCCATTTTGGACATACCGAGGACACTTGAATACCTG GAAACTCAAGGGGTAACTGTTGCTGCTTATAAAACCAATGAATTTCCTGCTTTCTTCACAGAAAATAGTGGATCTcag GTGCCATGTCGTGTTGATTCTCCGGAAGAATGTGCCAAAATAATAC ATGCAAACAAGAATCTACATCTAGGATCTGGTATTCTCATTGCAGTGCCAATTCCCAAACAGCATGCAGCTTCAGGGAACGTTATAGAGTCTGCAATACAGAAAGCTCTAAAGGAAGCAGA TGATAAAAGAATAATAGGGAATGCGATCACTCCCTTCATGCTTGAGAGAGTAAAAGAACTAACTGGAGGATCTTCCCTGGAAGCCA ATATTGCACTTGTTAAGAACAATGCTGTTCTTGGTGCGAAAATTGCCGTTGCTCTTTCTAATCTTGAGCAGAGAAAGACAAACA GGCTTGGGAGGAGTGCACTATAG